One window of Camelina sativa cultivar DH55 chromosome 4, Cs, whole genome shotgun sequence genomic DNA carries:
- the LOC104783704 gene encoding uncharacterized protein LOC104783704, translating into MALKEEVVIENKEVMAIQQKVFIEKKEDERGPALEQYAPYPLYKGMLLDISKQKAQNQDRRDQEEIGTAIVPTKLEDPAQKLGQTEYKSTNLHICLADGSNKDVVGKLENLPVKIGKARIPTDFVVIEMDKELEDPIILGRPFLATAGAVIDVKEGLVTLNIVEGLTMKFDIYNPTNLPTIGDQPFTIKDKGGHEVSSEEETPKAKFSSPEESVERLKGSVQDMDVTSHELNVDPTYKPVKQKRRKLDPERTKAVNDEVKKLLAAGSIMEIKYPEWLANPVVVKKKKGKNRVCIDFTDLNKACPKDSYPLPHIERLVEATAGNALLSFMNAFSGYNQILIHADDREKTAFITD; encoded by the exons atggctttgaaggaagaggtggTGATTGAAAataaggaagtgatggccattcAACAGAAGGTTTtcattgaaaagaaggaagatgaGAGAGGACCAGCTTTGGAACAATATgccccatatcctctctacaaaggcaTGCTACTTGACATATCCAAGCAGAAGGCTCAGAATCAAGATAGGAGAGATCAAGAGGAGATTGGGACAGCTATTGttccaacaaaacttgaagatccag cacaaaagcttgggcaaaCTGAATACAAGTCCACCAATCTTCACATATGTCTAGCTGATGGATCAAACAAGGATGTGGTTGGTAAGTTGGAAAAccttccagtcaagataggaaagGCAAGAATTCCTACAGACTTTGTGGTTATAGAGATGGATAAGGAACTTGAAGACCCTATCATcctagggaggccattcttagccactgccGGAGCTGTTAtagatgtcaaggaaggtcttgtaaCCTTGAACATAGTTGAGGGTTTAACCATGAAATttgacatctataacccaaccaacctgcCTACTATTggtgatcaaccttttactatcaaggacaaaggtggtcatgaGGTCTCAAGTGAAGAGGAAACTCCAAAGGCTAAGTTCTCATCTCCAGAGGAATCTGTTGAAAGgctcaagggttcagttcaaga CATGGACGTCACGAGCCACGAGCTTAATGTCGACCCAACCTACAAACCGGTCAAGCAAAAGCGGCGTAAACTCGACCCCGAACGAACCAAGGCAGTAAATGACGAGGTCAAGAAGCTGCTCGCGGCCGGATCTATCATGGAAATCAAATATCCCGAATGGTTAGCAAATCCGGTGgtggtgaaaaagaagaaagggaaaaacAGGGTCTGCATCGATTTCACCGACCTCAATAAAGCCTGCCCCAAGGATAGTTACCCGTTGCCGCATATTGAGAGGCTCGTCGAAGCCACGGCAGGGAATGCACTACTCTCCTTCATGAATGCCTTTTCAGGGTATAACCAAATCTTGATACACGCTGATGACCGCGAGAAGACTGCCTTTATCACCGATTAG